A genomic region of Arvicola amphibius chromosome X, mArvAmp1.2, whole genome shotgun sequence contains the following coding sequences:
- the LOC119804865 gene encoding LOW QUALITY PROTEIN: selenide, water dikinase 1-like (The sequence of the model RefSeq protein was modified relative to this genomic sequence to represent the inferred CDS: inserted 2 bases in 1 codon), which produces MSTRESFNPESYELDKSFRLTRFTELKGTGCKVPQDVLQKLLESLQENHFQEDEQFLGAVMPWLGIGMDTCVIPLRHGGLSLVQTTDYIYPIVDDPYMMGRIACANVLSDLYAIXMLMLLGVSNKMTDRGFKDAAEEAGTSVTGGQTVLNPWIVLGGVATTVCQPNEFIMPDNAVPGDVLVLTKPLGTQVAVAVHQWLDIPEKWNKIKLVVTQEDVELAYQEAMMNMARLNRTAAGLMHTFNAHAATDITGFGILGHAQNLAKQQRNEVSFVIHNLPVLAKMAAVSKACGNMFGLMHGTCPETSGGLLICLPREQAARFCAEIKSPKYGEGHQAWIIGIVEKGNRTARIIHKPRIIEVAPQVATQNVNPTPGATS; this is translated from the exons ATGTCTACTCGGGAGTCCTTTAACCCGGAAAGTTATGAACTGGACAAGAGCTTCCGCCTAACCAGGTTTACTGAACTGAAAGGCACAGGCTGCAAAGTGCCCCAAGATGTCTTGCAAAAATTGCTGGAATCTTTACAAGAGAACCACTTCCAAGAAGATGAGCAGTTTCTGGGAGCTGTTATGCCATGGCTTGGCATTGGGATGGATACTTGCGTCATTCCTTTGAGGCATGGTGGGCTTTCCTTGGTTCAAACCACAGATTACATTTATCCTATTGTCGATGACCCCTACATGATGGGCAGGATAGCATGTGCTAATGTTCTCAGTGACCTCTATGCAAT TATGCTGATGCTCCTTGGAGTCAGCAATAAGATGACTGACAGGGGTTTTAAAGATGCGGCAGAGGAAGCGGGAACCTCTGTAACGGGTGGTCAAACAGTGTTAAACCCCTGGATTGTTCTGGGAGGAGTCGCCACAACTGTCTGCCAGCCCAATGAATTTATCATGCCCGATAATGCAGTACCAGGGGATGTGCTGGTATTGACAAAACCGCTGGGGACACAAGTTGCGGTTGCTGTGCACCAGTGGCTGGATATTCctgaaaaatggaataaaattaagCTAGTGGTCACCCAAGAAGATGTAGAATTGGCATACCAAGAAGCGATGATGAACATGGCACGGCTCAACAGGACAGCTGCAGGCCTTATGCACACGTTCAATGCTCATGCAGCCACTGACATCACAGGCTTCGGGATTCTGGGCCACGCACAGAACCTGGCCAAGCAGCAGAGGAACGAGGTGTCGTTTGTGATTCACAACCTTCCAGTGCTGGCCAAGATGGCAGCTGTGAGCAAAGCCTGTGGGAACATGTTCGGCCTCATGCATGGGACCTGCCCGGAGACGTCAGGAGGCCTGCTCATCTGTTTACCACGTGAACAAGCAGCTCGGTTCTGTGCAGAAATAAAGTCCCCCAAATATGGCGAAGGCCACCAAGCATGGATTATTGGGATTGTAGAGAAGGGCAACCGCACAGCCAGAATCATCCACAAACCTCGGATTATCGAAGTCGCACCTCAAGTAGCCACGCAAAACGTGAATCCCACACCTGGTGCCACCTCCTAA